The following proteins come from a genomic window of Lachnoclostridium phytofermentans ISDg:
- a CDS encoding DUF1801 domain-containing protein, translating to MEMQSTEDSKSPSQQIDEKIEELGDWRGQMLSKVRNLIKQVDPDVVEEWKWRGTPVWSHDGMICTGETYKNAVKMTFAKGASLDDPTHIFNSSLDGNTRRAIDFHEGDEVNEEALKKLISAAIALNKSSHKKSR from the coding sequence ATGGAAATGCAGTCGACAGAAGACTCGAAATCACCATCCCAACAGATTGACGAAAAAATTGAGGAACTGGGTGATTGGCGGGGGCAGATGCTTTCAAAGGTACGTAACTTGATAAAACAGGTTGACCCAGACGTAGTAGAAGAGTGGAAATGGAGAGGAACCCCTGTGTGGTCTCATGATGGGATGATTTGTACAGGAGAGACTTATAAGAACGCTGTGAAGATGACTTTTGCTAAGGGAGCATCACTTGATGATCCAACGCATATTTTTAACTCAAGTTTGGATGGAAATACAAGAAGAGCTATCGATTTTCACGAAGGAGATGAGGTGAACGAGGAGGCGTTAAAGAAACTAATCAGCGCTGCCATTGCTCTAAATAAATCGAGTCATAAGAAATCTCGCTAA
- a CDS encoding IS30 family transposase, whose amino-acid sequence MCKLIPGNQKHLTLDNRVYIEKSLDNNMPFSEIAKYICKDPSTISKEVRKHRILNPRNDFINFNHCTDRRDCKLRNVCNRSIPCKKQCSSCIECNAHCIKFVVEVCSTILKYPYVCNGCPKKVQCRLDKYFYKAVTSNKEYKTILVESRNGINISEVDLKLMDSIVSPLILQGQSPYQIVQSHPEIKCTEKTIYNYIASGALSVKNLDLPRKVKYKLRKLHPSEINDKGIFEGRSYKDFLSYIQAYPDSNVVEMDTVVGCEGSHKVFLTLFFRNCKLMLIYLLPDKTTTSVKKVFDRLEEKISTLGFCKTFPVILTDRGGEFLKPDELETGIDNVIRTSIYYCDPMASWQKPGIEKNHEFIRYVLPKGSTFDTLTQWDVTKLASHINSTARASLNGLAPIKLAQMLLDNNAVYAFGLREIPPNDIILTPELLKK is encoded by the coding sequence ATGTGTAAATTAATACCCGGGAATCAAAAACATCTTACATTAGATAACAGAGTTTACATTGAAAAATCCTTGGATAACAACATGCCCTTTAGTGAAATCGCTAAGTATATTTGCAAGGATCCATCTACCATTTCCAAAGAGGTTAGGAAGCACCGCATATTAAATCCCAGAAATGATTTCATTAACTTCAACCACTGTACTGATCGTCGTGATTGCAAGCTCAGAAATGTCTGCAATCGCTCAATCCCATGCAAGAAGCAGTGTAGTTCCTGTATCGAATGTAATGCTCATTGCATTAAATTTGTCGTAGAGGTATGTTCGACGATTTTGAAATACCCCTATGTCTGTAATGGTTGCCCGAAAAAGGTTCAATGTAGGCTTGATAAATACTTCTACAAAGCTGTTACCTCAAATAAGGAATATAAGACTATTTTGGTTGAATCCAGAAACGGAATCAATATATCGGAGGTAGACCTTAAGCTTATGGATAGTATAGTTTCACCTTTAATCCTACAGGGACAGAGCCCTTATCAGATTGTTCAAAGCCATCCTGAAATTAAATGCACTGAAAAAACAATCTATAATTACATAGCCTCTGGTGCTCTTTCCGTAAAAAATCTCGATCTCCCCCGGAAAGTAAAGTACAAACTCCGTAAACTTCATCCATCAGAAATCAATGATAAAGGTATTTTTGAAGGTCGCTCCTACAAAGATTTTCTTAGCTATATACAAGCCTATCCTGATTCAAATGTTGTGGAAATGGATACCGTAGTTGGTTGCGAAGGTAGTCACAAGGTATTTCTTACCCTGTTTTTCCGAAACTGTAAACTGATGTTGATCTACCTTCTTCCGGATAAAACAACTACATCTGTTAAAAAAGTATTTGACCGTCTTGAAGAAAAAATTTCAACACTTGGGTTTTGCAAAACCTTTCCTGTTATCTTAACTGACAGGGGGGGCGAATTTTTAAAGCCTGATGAACTTGAAACTGGAATCGATAATGTCATTCGAACATCTATTTATTATTGTGACCCCATGGCATCATGGCAGAAACCTGGTATCGAAAAGAACCATGAATTTATACGTTATGTCCTTCCGAAAGGTTCTACATTTGACACCCTCACCCAATGGGATGTTACAAAACTTGCAAGTCATATCAATAGTACAGCAAGAGCCAGCTTAAATGGTCTAGCCCCCATTAAACTGGCCCAAATGCTGCTTGATAATAATGCAGTATATGCATTCGGACTAAGGGAGATACCACCCAATGATATCATACTGACCCCCGAACTGCTGAAAAAGTAA
- a CDS encoding cation-translocating P-type ATPase produces MSQFKKSFVESAVKNYSPNGLTSDQVKTKLELFGENSFVKEKLTSWKTFCKQFINPLNFILIFAAVLSAFMEDYSGTIIIMTIVILNSVLSFVQEYRSGKAVEKLSELIERKVLVIRDSEQVLIDVHQLVPGDTIILRAGDIVPADLKIMESSNLSVNESQLTGESVPVSKGCAHKDLNTTLLFSGSVIERGQCQCVVYATGNQTELGKIALLSKDTKKVTQYQKSLTEFSFSILRMIGATIVLMLSAKIISIHSANDLAEVMLFTIALAMTVVPEALPMITTINLSYGALQLAKQKVIVKRLSAIEDLGRVNILCTDKTGTLTQDCLTIKEIISEDKEFFQKLAYASIEDLNVKNKKYVTSFDRAFLQYIPKSIKAQVEDWVQVNSLPFDPAARRRRVIVKNPYENTSYLVVIGSPETLLSLSQTNDSQNFNQLIVQSGKQGMRQLAIAYKQIDYCSEFDILSNEKDLIFLGFAKLLDPLRKTAKATINQAKELGITVKILTGDSLEVAAYIGKEIGLVQDGEKIYSGNEVEKMTDLQLDKAIKECSVFARVTPEQKYNIIKRLKLNNVVGYQGDGINDAPSLKLADVAVAVHNATDVAKDSADIVLLEDELKVIVDGIRYGRSIFVNINKYIKHAMIGNIGNFFSLAFFYVAFSADVPMLPIQLLIGNLIQDMPLMSVFSDSVDDEEVSKPQVVSQVKSLMKTSLGLGIFTAVYYLAYFMLVGTEANALTQTNLFLFYNFTQLLVIISVRSKNFFWKGTKPSRLLLGSVVFFMALSVALTYIPFTADFMGFTPLPLTDFATLSIVTGVFIFLLDLAKVALNSFQTNILARKANNLVRSTKI; encoded by the coding sequence ATGTCTCAATTTAAAAAATCTTTTGTTGAATCTGCTGTTAAAAATTACTCACCAAACGGTTTGACTTCTGATCAAGTTAAAACAAAACTGGAACTATTCGGAGAAAATTCCTTTGTTAAAGAAAAATTAACTAGTTGGAAGACTTTTTGTAAGCAATTTATTAATCCACTAAACTTTATTCTTATCTTTGCCGCTGTTCTATCTGCTTTTATGGAAGACTATTCCGGAACTATTATTATCATGACCATTGTTATTTTAAACTCTGTACTAAGTTTTGTGCAAGAATATCGTTCAGGTAAGGCAGTCGAAAAGCTCTCTGAATTAATTGAACGCAAAGTTTTAGTGATTAGAGATAGTGAACAGGTTTTAATTGATGTTCATCAGCTTGTACCAGGAGATACGATTATCTTACGAGCCGGAGATATCGTCCCTGCCGACCTAAAAATAATGGAATCTAGTAATCTTTCTGTGAATGAATCACAATTAACCGGTGAATCAGTCCCTGTAAGTAAAGGATGTGCTCACAAGGACTTGAATACCACTCTTCTTTTTTCAGGAAGCGTCATTGAAAGAGGTCAATGTCAATGTGTGGTATATGCAACCGGTAATCAAACAGAGCTTGGTAAAATTGCCTTACTGTCTAAAGATACAAAAAAAGTTACTCAATATCAAAAGTCTTTAACTGAATTTAGCTTTTCAATATTGCGCATGATTGGTGCCACAATCGTGCTCATGTTATCTGCTAAAATTATCAGTATACACAGCGCTAATGATTTGGCTGAGGTAATGTTGTTTACAATCGCTCTAGCAATGACAGTCGTTCCGGAAGCATTACCAATGATTACTACCATTAACCTTTCATACGGTGCACTGCAGTTAGCAAAACAGAAAGTTATCGTAAAAAGACTCTCTGCAATAGAAGACTTAGGAAGAGTCAATATTCTTTGTACCGACAAGACTGGTACTCTTACCCAGGATTGTTTAACCATTAAGGAGATTATATCTGAAGATAAAGAATTCTTCCAAAAATTAGCCTATGCTTCAATTGAAGATTTGAATGTAAAGAATAAAAAGTATGTTACTTCATTTGATCGCGCATTTTTGCAATATATACCGAAATCAATTAAAGCACAGGTTGAAGATTGGGTACAAGTGAATTCTCTGCCTTTTGATCCTGCAGCAAGAAGAAGAAGGGTAATTGTAAAAAATCCTTATGAAAACACATCATATCTAGTGGTTATTGGTTCACCTGAAACTTTGCTTTCGCTTTCTCAAACAAACGATAGTCAAAACTTCAATCAGTTAATTGTACAGTCCGGTAAACAAGGCATGCGTCAATTAGCAATTGCCTATAAACAAATTGACTACTGTTCTGAATTTGACATCTTATCTAATGAAAAAGATTTGATTTTCCTTGGTTTTGCTAAGTTACTTGACCCTCTTCGTAAGACAGCAAAAGCAACAATCAACCAAGCAAAAGAGTTAGGTATAACGGTCAAGATTTTAACAGGCGATAGTTTAGAAGTAGCAGCTTATATTGGAAAAGAAATTGGTTTAGTACAGGATGGTGAAAAAATTTATTCTGGTAACGAAGTTGAAAAGATGACTGATTTACAACTGGATAAAGCAATCAAGGAATGTTCTGTTTTCGCCAGAGTCACACCGGAACAAAAATACAACATAATAAAGCGACTTAAACTTAATAATGTTGTAGGGTATCAAGGTGACGGTATTAATGATGCTCCTTCGCTAAAGTTAGCGGATGTCGCTGTTGCAGTTCATAATGCGACTGATGTTGCAAAGGACAGTGCTGACATTGTTTTACTTGAAGATGAACTAAAAGTAATTGTGGATGGAATTCGTTATGGCAGAAGTATTTTTGTTAACATTAATAAATATATCAAGCATGCCATGATCGGAAATATAGGAAATTTCTTTTCATTAGCGTTTTTCTATGTAGCCTTCTCCGCAGACGTACCAATGTTACCAATTCAACTTTTGATTGGTAATTTAATTCAAGATATGCCACTTATGAGCGTATTTTCCGATAGCGTCGATGATGAGGAAGTTAGCAAACCTCAAGTTGTCAGTCAAGTTAAGTCCTTAATGAAAACTTCTTTGGGCTTAGGCATTTTTACCGCAGTCTACTATTTAGCTTACTTTATGCTTGTCGGTACAGAAGCAAATGCTTTAACTCAAACTAACCTATTTTTGTTTTATAATTTTACACAACTTTTGGTTATTATCTCTGTCCGGAGTAAAAACTTCTTTTGGAAAGGAACAAAACCTTCCCGCTTACTATTAGGCTCCGTTGTGTTTTTCATGGCTTTATCAGTGGCTTTAACTTATATTCCTTTTACCGCAGACTTTATGGGGTTTACTCCTCTGCCATTAACTGATTTTGCAACTTTATCAATAGTTACTGGAGTTTTCATTTTCCTTCTTGACCTAGCTAAAGTAGCACTTAACTCATTTCAAACAAATATTCTAGCTAGAAAAGCTAATAATTTAGTCAGAAGTACGAAAATATAA
- a CDS encoding cation-translocating P-type ATPase, with the protein MASETVGCINVICSDKTGTLTENKMTVSAFYDNKWHEKPSELSSNWIVHNICLNTTADISKDGTFIGNPTECAMLNFYERSDIRKNSEKSYKDERSDHEVLHAFPFSSELKHMTTISKVDGKIISYVKGSPECVFTMCDISDTRKTEIEQYITKAQKKAMRVIAFAHKELDDMRDYNDERHHTAMETDMVFDGFITISDPLRADVYEAVKNCRLAGIDLKILTGDNIVTATAIANELHILSGEHIAVEAKDIIDLNDDELLNMIPKISVIARSTPTIKMRVVKLLKAQGNVVAVTGDGINDAPALKNADVGIAMGISGTEVSKEASDIVLLDDSFSTIVKAIAWGRGIYENFKRFIQFPLTVNVSSVIVVFISIILGLKEPFTALQLLWINIIMDGPPALTLGLEPIYDDLMSRPPTKRSDNIISKAMLTRIGLMGTYISIIFLCQYNFNFLGATTAQMSTVLFTLFALFQLFNAFNCRELHSVSIFKHLLKNKIMLLVISITFVLQVLIIQFAGAFFGTIPLDLMMWMKLFGVSFSVILISELGKLIWRLLHKYKLS; encoded by the coding sequence ATTGCCTCCGAAACCGTTGGTTGCATTAATGTAATATGCTCGGATAAAACCGGCACACTGACTGAGAATAAAATGACGGTCTCAGCGTTCTATGACAACAAGTGGCACGAAAAACCATCGGAGCTGTCATCAAATTGGATTGTTCATAATATCTGTCTTAACACAACCGCAGACATTTCTAAGGATGGTACTTTTATCGGGAATCCTACAGAATGTGCGATGTTAAACTTTTATGAGCGTTCTGATATCAGAAAAAATAGCGAGAAATCCTATAAAGACGAACGTTCAGATCATGAAGTGCTACATGCTTTTCCATTTTCCTCCGAGCTAAAGCACATGACAACCATCAGCAAGGTGGATGGTAAAATCATTTCATATGTAAAGGGCAGCCCAGAATGTGTATTTACGATGTGTGACATTTCTGATACCAGAAAAACTGAGATTGAACAATACATTACAAAGGCCCAGAAAAAAGCCATGCGTGTAATAGCCTTTGCACACAAAGAACTTGATGATATGAGGGACTATAATGATGAGCGTCACCATACTGCAATGGAGACTGATATGGTTTTTGATGGCTTTATCACAATATCCGATCCACTGCGTGCTGATGTATACGAAGCAGTTAAAAATTGCCGTCTTGCTGGTATTGATTTAAAAATACTGACAGGAGATAATATCGTCACTGCTACTGCTATTGCCAATGAACTTCATATTTTAAGTGGAGAACACATTGCTGTTGAAGCAAAAGACATTATTGATTTAAACGATGATGAGTTATTAAATATGATTCCTAAAATTAGTGTTATCGCTCGAAGTACTCCAACCATAAAAATGCGTGTTGTCAAACTGCTTAAGGCACAGGGAAATGTAGTTGCTGTCACAGGGGACGGTATCAATGACGCGCCTGCACTTAAAAATGCCGATGTGGGTATAGCCATGGGCATCTCTGGTACAGAAGTGTCCAAAGAAGCTAGTGACATCGTTCTTCTTGATGACTCCTTTTCAACTATTGTTAAGGCAATTGCCTGGGGACGTGGGATTTACGAAAACTTTAAGCGGTTTATTCAGTTCCCGCTGACAGTAAATGTATCCTCTGTTATCGTTGTCTTTATATCGATCATTTTGGGACTCAAAGAACCCTTTACAGCCTTACAACTCTTATGGATCAACATTATTATGGATGGCCCACCTGCGCTTACTTTAGGTCTGGAGCCTATTTATGACGATCTGATGAGCCGCCCTCCAACAAAGCGGAGTGACAATATTATATCGAAAGCTATGCTAACAAGAATTGGGCTAATGGGAACATATATTTCTATTATCTTTTTATGCCAGTATAACTTCAACTTTTTAGGAGCGACTACAGCGCAAATGTCCACCGTACTTTTTACATTGTTTGCATTGTTCCAACTATTTAACGCCTTTAATTGCCGTGAACTTCACTCAGTCAGTATCTTTAAGCATTTATTGAAAAATAAGATTATGTTGTTGGTTATTTCTATTACCTTTGTGCTGCAAGTCTTAATTATACAGTTTGCTGGTGCATTTTTCGGTACCATCCCGCTTGACTTAATGATGTGGATGAAATTGTTTGGAGTTTCATTTAGCGTTATTTTGATATCTGAACTTGGGAAGCTAATATGGAGACTGCTTCATAAATATAAACTATCGTAG
- a CDS encoding ATP-binding cassette domain-containing protein codes for MEHEYIEIVGARANNLKNVSLKIPKKKITIFTGVSGSGKSSIVFETIAQEAGRQLNETFSKFVQGFLPKYGHPDVDAIENLSLAIIVDQKRIGGNSRSTLGTITDINPLLRLLFSRIGQPHIGPSSYFSFNDPNGMCKTCEGIGKIVTLDLDKALDKEKSLNEGAILLPGYKPGSWQWKMYASTGFFDCDKKIKDYSEEEYEKLVYCKPVKINSSIMEGINTTYAGLVEKFIMQNIKTEFEKSEASQKKIAPYTMEEQCHDCGGKRYNERTLSSKIMGYTISDFTAMQVDELLEVIQKIDDNKIIPIIRNLTERLNDLIQIGLDYVSLDRETSTLSGGESQRVKMVKHLTSSLTDAIYIFDEPSIGLHPRDVHRLNELLVKLRDKGNTVIVVEHDPDVIKVADYIVDVGPKAGVNGGRIMFEGSYSDLLNAKTLTAEYIGRSLPIKSKPRTSKEFFETKKSSLHNLKNVSLRIPKGIFTVVTGVAGSGKSTLVNGVFAKEYKDAIIIDQSAVSANLRSNPATFTGVMDHIRKLFADENKVSAGLFSYNSEGACEACKGRGFIETDLSFMDSVETICEECGGKRFKQDVLEYKYNAKSIVEVLDMTVAEAVDFFTQKEIINKLKYIVDVGLHYMTLGQPLDTLSGGECQRLKLAKELSKKGNIYIMDEPTTGLHMSDITSILNLIDHLVDKGNTVIVIEHNLDVIRNADWIIDVGVEGGSKGGQILYEGIPGNLINCKDSITAKYL; via the coding sequence ATGGAACATGAATATATTGAGATAGTAGGTGCACGAGCAAATAACTTAAAGAATGTTAGTTTAAAAATTCCAAAAAAGAAGATCACAATTTTTACTGGAGTCTCAGGTTCAGGAAAATCATCGATAGTATTTGAAACAATAGCTCAGGAAGCTGGTCGGCAATTGAATGAAACCTTTAGCAAATTCGTTCAAGGTTTTTTACCTAAGTATGGTCATCCGGATGTTGATGCAATTGAAAATCTATCGTTAGCGATTATTGTTGATCAAAAGAGGATAGGTGGAAACTCACGTTCCACACTCGGTACAATTACGGATATTAATCCATTACTTAGGTTACTGTTTTCAAGAATTGGACAGCCGCATATAGGCCCATCCTCTTATTTTTCTTTTAATGATCCAAATGGAATGTGTAAGACTTGTGAAGGTATTGGAAAGATTGTTACGCTAGATCTTGATAAAGCGCTAGATAAAGAAAAATCGTTAAATGAAGGAGCGATTTTGTTACCGGGTTATAAACCTGGATCATGGCAGTGGAAGATGTATGCTTCAACTGGATTTTTTGATTGTGATAAAAAAATAAAGGATTATTCAGAAGAGGAATATGAGAAACTTGTTTATTGTAAACCTGTAAAAATCAATTCGTCCATCATGGAAGGAATAAATACCACCTATGCAGGACTTGTAGAGAAATTTATAATGCAGAACATCAAAACAGAGTTTGAAAAATCGGAGGCATCACAGAAGAAAATTGCTCCATATACAATGGAAGAGCAGTGCCATGATTGCGGTGGTAAACGATACAATGAACGTACTTTATCTTCGAAAATTATGGGATATACCATTTCAGATTTTACAGCTATGCAGGTGGATGAACTTCTGGAAGTAATTCAAAAAATTGATGACAATAAAATAATACCTATTATTAGGAATTTGACGGAGCGATTGAATGATTTAATTCAAATAGGGCTAGATTATGTAAGCCTCGATAGAGAAACCTCTACCTTATCCGGAGGCGAATCACAACGTGTAAAAATGGTCAAGCACCTTACAAGTAGCTTGACGGATGCAATTTATATTTTTGATGAACCAAGCATTGGATTACACCCAAGAGATGTTCACAGGCTTAATGAACTGCTGGTAAAACTTAGGGATAAAGGCAATACAGTGATTGTGGTTGAACATGACCCTGATGTGATAAAAGTCGCCGATTATATCGTTGATGTTGGTCCGAAAGCTGGTGTAAACGGCGGTAGAATCATGTTTGAGGGTAGCTATAGTGACCTTTTGAATGCTAAAACACTTACAGCAGAATATATCGGAAGGAGTCTACCGATTAAGAGTAAGCCAAGGACAAGCAAGGAATTCTTCGAAACGAAAAAGAGTAGTTTACACAATTTAAAAAATGTTAGTTTAAGAATACCGAAAGGTATCTTCACTGTGGTTACAGGGGTTGCTGGTTCTGGTAAGTCTACGCTTGTTAATGGTGTATTTGCGAAGGAATATAAAGATGCCATTATTATCGACCAGTCCGCAGTTAGCGCAAATTTACGTTCCAATCCAGCAACCTTTACCGGAGTAATGGATCATATACGTAAATTATTTGCCGATGAAAATAAGGTAAGCGCTGGATTATTCAGTTATAATTCGGAGGGCGCATGTGAGGCTTGTAAAGGCCGAGGTTTTATAGAAACAGATCTTTCTTTTATGGATTCCGTGGAAACTATCTGTGAAGAGTGCGGTGGCAAACGATTTAAGCAAGATGTTTTGGAGTACAAGTATAATGCCAAGTCTATTGTTGAAGTTCTTGATATGACAGTAGCAGAAGCGGTTGACTTTTTTACACAAAAGGAAATAATAAATAAGTTAAAGTATATAGTCGATGTTGGCTTGCATTATATGACGCTGGGGCAGCCGTTAGACACCCTTTCCGGTGGTGAGTGCCAACGTTTAAAGCTTGCCAAGGAATTAAGTAAAAAGGGTAATATTTATATCATGGATGAACCTACAACTGGTTTGCATATGTCCGATATTACCAGCATTTTGAACCTAATTGATCATCTTGTTGACAAAGGTAATACCGTTATTGTTATAGAACACAACCTCGATGTAATTCGTAATGCTGACTGGATTATAGATGTAGGCGTTGAAGGTGGCAGTAAAGGTGGGCAAATCCTTTATGAAGGAATACCTGGTAACCTTATAAACTGCAAGGACTCTATCACTGCAAAATACTTGTAA
- a CDS encoding DUF1232 domain-containing protein: MCLDKGYSDSIPCNDMTELGAIIKTAMTEQSLSLRKLSELSGISSASISRILSNKQPANIHHLQVFSKQLNIPIEQLLNSVGIGVSEKMNTDSNIIMNMICDVLKSFDLELDEIINDIQKELKKYELYAKTSAGKDLILNNFVSKLNELNGAGAIINQLNALFELFRSKDIEPGAKAVIGSTLLYFIHMPDAIPDYAFPIGYLDDAIAVTLTVNRLSQEFHISL; this comes from the coding sequence GTGTGCTTAGATAAAGGATATTCAGATTCTATACCGTGCAATGATATGACAGAATTAGGAGCTATCATAAAGACGGCAATGACAGAGCAGTCTTTGTCTTTACGGAAATTAAGCGAACTATCTGGAATTAGTTCTGCTAGTATATCCAGAATATTGTCTAACAAGCAACCTGCTAATATACACCACCTACAAGTATTTTCCAAACAATTAAATATACCGATTGAACAATTATTAAATTCAGTTGGCATCGGTGTCAGTGAAAAAATGAATACTGATTCTAATATCATAATGAATATGATTTGCGATGTACTGAAATCATTTGATCTAGAGTTGGATGAAATTATAAACGATATACAAAAAGAATTAAAAAAATACGAGTTGTACGCGAAAACATCGGCAGGAAAAGATCTTATTCTTAACAATTTTGTATCCAAGCTAAACGAGTTAAATGGAGCAGGAGCCATCATTAATCAATTGAATGCACTATTTGAATTGTTTCGTTCAAAAGATATCGAACCAGGTGCAAAAGCTGTAATCGGAAGCACTTTACTTTATTTTATTCATATGCCAGACGCCATTCCAGATTATGCTTTCCCTATAGGATATTTAGATGACGCTATCGCAGTCACTTTAACTGTAAACCGTCTTTCACAAGAATTTCATATTTCTTTATAA
- a CDS encoding DUF11 domain-containing protein: MATVSGLLDFDRNRSATIDAGDSGIANVPVVLQNIATDVSLVVLTDAAGNYVFINVPNGSYRIVEAFGTTGGVASPGDFTNAVVGSVPTAVTPPISFVTNPPSGSTNLDCLTPNTIFITVTGADITNQNILNGPVIYTPIQTILDPCTTLSTTNLITDADNGTFGFFLPGTPANTGPATAPYPGATPDFTYVVPDPTTFTPTDGEYTVQNIMTDAMSNVIGAWWRIADHTTGNETGRMMVVNGFNPGAVFFRSTVSVTPNTNFLFSTWILNLFKVTGFPPAQLGVRILDQNGNTLFQQTLGVLIPENTNAPEWKQIGTVINSLNNTQLTVEFFSEGEAVIGNDYAIDDVALNPITVPIFTPVKSSNAQTALVGDIVTYTVQLTNTCTSSLTDVFFEDIIPLGLTFIPGSVTVNGVSQPGVDPNVGFTLPDIVGGTTTVVTFQVRVEGIPNPNPAINVATIDYSYTPVEGGIPMTFSEDSNQVPLLVEEVATEADLAVVKSSVQQTAVPGETFSYTIVVSNLGPADAESVLLTDIIPSSILSPQYSLDDGVTFQPWTGSLNLGTVEAEGVRVIIIGGTVSLTATGDITNTAVVSSPTPDPNLENNTSTLKTPVAAIVRGVPF; the protein is encoded by the coding sequence ATGGCAACAGTATCAGGTCTACTCGATTTTGACAGAAATAGAAGTGCTACTATTGATGCTGGAGATTCAGGTATAGCTAATGTACCAGTTGTACTACAGAATATAGCTACAGATGTAAGTCTTGTTGTTCTTACAGATGCCGCAGGAAATTATGTATTTATTAATGTTCCAAATGGTAGCTATAGAATAGTAGAGGCCTTTGGAACTACTGGAGGAGTGGCATCGCCAGGCGATTTTACGAATGCAGTAGTAGGATCAGTTCCTACAGCTGTTACACCACCTATCAGTTTTGTAACGAATCCTCCTTCAGGGTCAACAAATCTGGACTGTTTAACTCCTAATACCATATTTATAACGGTAACAGGAGCTGATATAACAAATCAAAATATCTTAAATGGTCCAGTAATTTATACACCTATACAAACTATACTGGATCCATGTACAACTTTGTCCACTACAAATCTTATTACAGATGCAGATAACGGAACATTTGGATTCTTTCTACCAGGTACACCAGCGAATACAGGACCTGCTACCGCACCATATCCAGGTGCTACGCCAGACTTTACGTATGTAGTACCAGATCCAACCACGTTTACACCAACGGATGGAGAATATACTGTACAAAATATTATGACTGATGCTATGAGTAATGTGATAGGGGCTTGGTGGCGCATTGCTGACCATACTACAGGAAATGAAACAGGAAGAATGATGGTAGTGAATGGTTTTAACCCAGGTGCTGTATTTTTTAGATCAACAGTATCGGTTACACCGAATACAAACTTTTTATTTAGCACATGGATTCTAAATCTCTTTAAGGTAACGGGATTTCCACCAGCTCAGTTAGGCGTTAGAATACTGGATCAAAACGGTAACACATTGTTTCAACAAACATTAGGAGTTCTAATCCCAGAAAATACAAATGCACCAGAGTGGAAACAAATAGGAACTGTCATTAATTCACTAAATAATACTCAACTCACAGTAGAATTTTTCAGTGAAGGTGAAGCTGTTATTGGGAATGATTATGCGATTGATGACGTTGCTTTAAATCCAATCACAGTTCCAATATTTACTCCAGTAAAATCAAGTAATGCGCAAACTGCACTTGTTGGAGATATCGTAACGTATACAGTTCAATTAACAAATACTTGTACTAGTTCTTTAACAGATGTATTTTTTGAAGATATAATTCCACTTGGTTTAACATTTATACCTGGAAGTGTAACGGTTAATGGAGTATCTCAGCCAGGAGTAGATCCTAATGTAGGTTTTACATTACCAGATATTGTAGGTGGTACAACTACTGTAGTAACTTTTCAAGTAAGAGTTGAAGGTATACCTAATCCAAATCCTGCTATTAATGTAGCAACTATCGATTACTCTTATACACCTGTAGAGGGTGGTATACCAATGACCTTTTCAGAAGATTCTAATCAAGTTCCACTTCTAGTTGAAGAAGTCGCAACAGAAGCAGACCTTGCTGTAGTAAAATCAAGTGTTCAACAAACTGCAGTACCAGGAGAGACGTTCAGCTATACGATTGTAGTTTCAAATCTCGGCCCAGCCGATGCAGAGAGTGTCCTTCTAACGGATATTATACCATCTTCTATTCTTAGTCCACAGTACTCGCTGGACGATGGAGTAACTTTCCAGCCATGGACAGGTAGTCTTAATTTAGGAACTGTAGAGGCAGAAGGGGTAAGAGTTATCATAATAGGAGGAACCGTAAGCCTGACAGCAACAGGAGATATTACAAATACAGCGGTAGTTAGTTCACCTACACCGGATCCTAATCTGGAGAATAACACGTCTACGCTAAAGACACCAGTAGCAGCCATAGTAAGAGGAGTACCATTTTAA